In the genome of Fusobacterium necrogenes, one region contains:
- a CDS encoding MATE family efflux transporter, with the protein MKKTIGEILKLALPAVGEMILYMMIWVFDTIMVGRHSGQLGVSAVGLSSEVIYTFFNILVAMGVSISVTSIVSRSLGAKNIDKASEVSNIAIKIGIFLGVVLNAIYFIFAENILKIAGASDDVIRLGKVYLKVCSFGIIFNMLTNIFNGIYRGCKNTRTPLYGAAIMNIVNVSLDYILIFGKFGAPELGVKGAAIATVTGIVCAFIFSFSQLKRLPFKIQLNRKIVMKDFKELVYLAIPSACQEGAFSINRLINVSIIMGLGSLAFAANQITITIESISFMPGWGFAVALTTLAGHSVGERNFEKAKKYIYYTVTLSIITMGFTAIIFFLFPNELISLFIKESEKEVITLGAMCLTLAAIEQVPMAIAMVIEGAMKGMGDTKTPFKVVLFTNWVIRLPLIYYFLYLQRYPVTTFWKVTALQWSIEAIIIVFVFERKWKKYYRTKKTTT; encoded by the coding sequence ATGAAAAAAACTATTGGAGAGATTTTAAAATTGGCTCTACCTGCTGTGGGAGAGATGATACTCTATATGATGATATGGGTATTTGACACTATAATGGTGGGAAGACACAGTGGGCAACTTGGAGTTTCTGCAGTAGGGCTTAGTTCAGAAGTAATATATACTTTTTTTAATATATTGGTGGCTATGGGAGTTTCTATCTCCGTTACATCTATCGTATCTCGTTCTTTAGGAGCAAAAAATATAGATAAGGCTAGCGAGGTATCAAATATTGCTATAAAGATAGGGATTTTTCTAGGTGTAGTTTTAAATGCTATATATTTTATATTTGCTGAAAATATCTTAAAAATAGCAGGGGCTAGTGATGATGTTATCAGATTAGGAAAGGTGTATCTAAAGGTTTGTTCCTTTGGAATAATCTTTAATATGCTCACTAATATTTTTAACGGAATATATAGAGGGTGTAAAAATACTAGAACTCCACTCTATGGAGCTGCTATTATGAATATTGTCAATGTGTCACTAGATTATATTCTTATCTTTGGTAAATTTGGAGCTCCAGAACTAGGAGTAAAGGGAGCTGCTATTGCCACAGTAACTGGTATAGTTTGTGCCTTTATCTTCTCTTTTTCACAACTGAAGAGATTGCCTTTTAAGATACAGCTAAATAGAAAAATTGTAATGAAAGATTTTAAGGAGCTAGTTTATTTAGCTATCCCATCAGCTTGCCAAGAGGGAGCTTTCAGTATAAATAGACTTATCAATGTATCTATAATAATGGGATTGGGAAGTCTTGCCTTTGCAGCAAACCAGATTACGATAACTATTGAGAGTATAAGTTTTATGCCAGGTTGGGGATTTGCTGTGGCTCTTACTACACTAGCTGGACACTCAGTGGGAGAGAGAAATTTTGAAAAGGCAAAGAAATATATCTATTACACAGTAACTCTCTCTATAATAACAATGGGATTTACAGCTATTATATTTTTCCTATTTCCAAATGAGTTAATTTCACTATTTATAAAAGAGAGTGAAAAAGAAGTAATAACATTGGGGGCTATGTGTCTGACATTAGCAGCAATAGAGCAAGTACCTATGGCAATAGCTATGGTTATTGAAGGGGCTATGAAAGGAATGGGAGATACTAAGACACCATTTAAAGTAGTATTATTTACTAACTGGGTAATAAGGTTACCACTTATATACTATTTTCTCTATCTTCAAAGATATCCAGTGACTACATTTTGGAAAGTGACTGCTCTCCAATGGAGTATAGAGGCAATAATTATAGTTTTTGTATTTGAAAGAAAGTGGAAAAAATATTATAGAACAAAAAAAACTACAACTTAG
- the hflX gene encoding GTPase HflX, translating into MIRGNTEGIKDYILKELDSLYEINVEKNKLIEPEMLMIIAQISNKINREINIAIDRRGNVTEISIGDSSSVQLPIMDIQEKRLSGVRVIHTHPSGSSNLSNIDISALIKLKLDCIAAIGITEDKITGVTLGFCNVENNELTHEVVGPLSIEEAVNYPMINKFDEIESLLRKRDIVENDTEYAVLVGIDTQESLDELAELARACNVQVVGTFMQKKNRVDSCFFIGTGKAQELAVYKQLKRANLIIFDEELTGMQVKNLEMITSCKVIDRTTLILEIFARRARTREAKIQVELAQLKYRSTRLLGLGSTMSRTGGGVGTKGPGEKKLEIDKRRIRETIYDLKQELEKIRKTRVTQREKREESGIPKISLVGYTNVGKSTLRNLLVDMFPADNTSKKEAVFAENMLFATLDITTRAITLPDKRVVSLTDTVGFVRKLPHDLVEAFKSTLEEVSFSDLIIHVVDASSDTAIEQIIAVEKVLTELDAMDKPMFLALNKCDKATEEQLNTIKEKFPAYKTIEISAKSQMNIDGFLEMMVESLPQTTRVCTYLIPYSDSSMGAYLHRNAIIQSEEYEGEGLKISAVVNNEVYNKCKKYLIGE; encoded by the coding sequence ATGATAAGAGGGAATACAGAGGGAATAAAGGATTATATACTTAAAGAATTGGATTCTCTCTATGAGATAAATGTAGAAAAAAATAAACTTATTGAGCCAGAGATGCTTATGATCATAGCTCAAATAAGTAACAAAATAAATAGAGAGATAAATATAGCAATAGATAGAAGAGGAAATGTTACAGAGATTTCAATAGGAGATAGTAGTAGTGTACAGCTTCCTATTATGGATATACAGGAGAAAAGACTTTCTGGAGTGAGAGTTATACATACACACCCTAGTGGAAGTTCAAATCTATCTAACATAGATATATCTGCACTTATAAAATTAAAACTAGATTGTATAGCAGCAATAGGAATAACTGAAGACAAAATTACAGGAGTAACTTTAGGATTTTGTAATGTAGAGAATAATGAGTTAACACATGAGGTAGTAGGACCACTTAGTATAGAAGAAGCAGTAAACTATCCTATGATAAATAAATTTGATGAGATAGAGTCTCTTTTGAGAAAGAGAGATATAGTGGAGAATGATACTGAGTATGCTGTTCTTGTGGGAATAGATACACAGGAGAGTTTAGATGAGTTAGCAGAGTTAGCTAGAGCTTGTAATGTTCAAGTAGTAGGGACATTTATGCAAAAGAAAAATAGAGTGGATTCATGTTTTTTTATAGGTACAGGAAAGGCTCAAGAGTTGGCAGTATACAAACAATTAAAAAGAGCAAATCTGATAATTTTTGATGAAGAGTTAACAGGTATGCAGGTAAAAAATCTTGAGATGATAACAAGTTGTAAAGTCATTGATAGAACTACTCTTATATTGGAGATATTTGCTAGAAGAGCTAGAACTAGAGAGGCAAAAATTCAAGTAGAGTTAGCACAATTAAAATATAGAAGTACTAGACTTCTTGGACTTGGAAGCACAATGTCAAGAACAGGAGGAGGAGTAGGAACCAAAGGACCTGGAGAGAAAAAACTTGAGATAGATAAAAGAAGAATAAGAGAAACTATCTATGACTTGAAGCAAGAGTTAGAAAAGATAAGAAAAACTAGAGTTACTCAAAGGGAGAAGAGAGAGGAATCTGGTATTCCTAAAATATCTTTAGTAGGGTATACAAACGTAGGAAAATCAACTTTGAGAAACCTTTTAGTAGATATGTTCCCAGCAGATAATACTTCTAAAAAAGAGGCTGTTTTTGCTGAAAATATGCTATTTGCCACTTTAGATATTACAACTAGAGCTATAACTTTACCAGATAAGAGAGTGGTTTCTCTTACAGATACAGTAGGATTTGTAAGAAAACTCCCACATGATTTAGTAGAGGCTTTTAAGTCTACTTTAGAGGAGGTAAGTTTTTCAGATTTGATTATCCATGTAGTAGATGCCTCTAGTGATACTGCTATTGAACAGATAATAGCTGTTGAAAAGGTATTGACAGAGTTAGACGCTATGGATAAGCCGATGTTTTTAGCTTTAAATAAGTGTGACAAAGCTACGGAAGAGCAACTTAATACTATAAAAGAGAAGTTCCCAGCTTATAAAACTATTGAGATAAGTGCAAAATCTCAAATGAATATAGATGGATTCTTAGAGATGATGGTGGAATCTCTACCTCAAACAACAAGAGTATGTACATATCTAATCCCTTATAGTGACTCATCTATGGGAGCTTATCTACACAGAAATGCTATAATTCAAAGTGAAGAGTATGAGGGAGAAGGATTAAAAATATCTGCAGTAGTAAATAATGAGGTATACAATAAATGTAAAAAATATTTAATAGGGGAATGA
- the pyrF gene encoding orotidine-5'-phosphate decarboxylase: MYSAKDRMIIALDFPTADQAKELVEKIGDGATFYKVGLELFLNSKGEIIEYLSTKGKKVFLDLKFHDIPNTTAMASVFAAKQNVFMFNVHASGGRKMMTKVAEEVKKINQDNLVIGVTVLTSLSVEDVEETFQSKLSLADLALNWAKLVKTSGLDGVVCSPWEAKLIKDTCGKDFKTVCPGVRPKWSATNDQERIMTPKDAIINGCDFLVVGRPITKNEDPAKAAQMVEAEILEGMKEAGLC, translated from the coding sequence ATGTATAGTGCTAAGGATAGAATGATAATAGCTTTGGATTTCCCAACAGCTGACCAAGCAAAAGAGCTTGTAGAAAAAATTGGAGATGGAGCAACTTTTTATAAAGTTGGATTAGAACTTTTCTTAAACTCTAAAGGAGAGATAATAGAGTATCTTTCTACTAAAGGGAAAAAAGTTTTCTTGGATTTAAAATTCCACGATATTCCAAATACAACAGCTATGGCTTCTGTGTTTGCTGCTAAGCAAAATGTATTTATGTTCAATGTACATGCTAGTGGTGGAAGAAAGATGATGACTAAAGTTGCAGAAGAGGTTAAAAAAATAAATCAAGATAACCTTGTAATAGGAGTTACAGTTTTAACAAGTTTATCAGTAGAAGATGTAGAGGAGACTTTCCAATCAAAACTTTCTCTTGCTGATTTAGCTTTAAACTGGGCAAAACTTGTAAAAACATCTGGATTAGATGGAGTAGTATGTTCTCCATGGGAAGCTAAACTTATAAAAGATACTTGTGGAAAAGATTTCAAAACTGTGTGCCCAGGAGTAAGACCAAAATGGTCAGCTACAAATGACCAAGAGAGAATAATGACTCCAAAAGATGCTATAATAAATGGATGTGATTTCTTAGTAGTAGGTAGACCAATTACTAAAAATGAAGACCCAGCTAAAGCAGCACAAATGGTAGAGGCAGAAATCTTAGAAGGAATGAAAGAGGCAGGATTATGCTAA
- a CDS encoding carbamoyl phosphate synthase small subunit has product MRGKLILENGMSFEGKIFGELGECTGELVFNTGMTGYQELLTDPSYCGQIVVMTYPMIGNYGINLEDMESSKIHLKGFVIKEDAKLPNNFRCEMTLDGFLRQNSVVAFKGVDTRQLTKIIREEGAMRAIITAEDLTEKEIWERFNAYSNKDAVSQVSTKEIYEIPGEGKRIGVMDFGIKRNILRSFSKRGCHLVVFPWNTAAEEIMKYDLDGLFLSNGPGDPADLTGVIEEIKKMVGKLPIVAICLGHQLLSWALGGTTTKLKYGHRGCNHPVKDLIKNKIFITSQNHGYVVDRVPEAMEVTHINLNDNSIEGMRSKDLRIMCVQYHPEAWPGPADSDYLFDDFLDVIEGK; this is encoded by the coding sequence GTGAGAGGAAAACTTATTCTTGAAAATGGTATGAGTTTTGAAGGAAAAATTTTTGGTGAGTTAGGAGAGTGTACTGGAGAATTAGTATTCAATACAGGAATGACTGGTTATCAAGAACTTTTAACTGACCCATCATACTGTGGGCAAATTGTAGTAATGACATACCCAATGATAGGAAACTATGGAATCAACTTAGAGGATATGGAGTCTAGTAAAATCCATTTAAAAGGGTTTGTAATTAAAGAAGATGCTAAACTTCCTAATAACTTCAGATGTGAAATGACATTAGATGGATTTTTAAGGCAAAACAGTGTAGTAGCATTTAAAGGTGTAGATACAAGACAACTTACAAAAATAATCAGAGAAGAGGGAGCAATGAGAGCTATAATCACTGCTGAAGACTTAACTGAGAAAGAGATATGGGAGCGTTTCAATGCATATAGCAATAAAGATGCTGTAAGCCAAGTAAGTACAAAAGAGATATATGAGATTCCTGGAGAGGGAAAAAGAATAGGAGTAATGGACTTTGGAATAAAAAGAAATATCCTAAGAAGTTTCTCAAAAAGAGGTTGTCACTTAGTGGTTTTCCCTTGGAATACAGCAGCTGAAGAGATAATGAAATATGATTTAGATGGATTATTCCTATCTAATGGACCTGGAGACCCAGCTGATTTAACTGGTGTAATTGAAGAGATTAAGAAAATGGTAGGAAAACTTCCAATAGTTGCTATCTGTTTAGGACACCAATTATTATCTTGGGCATTAGGTGGAACTACTACTAAATTAAAATATGGACATAGAGGATGTAATCACCCAGTTAAAGACTTAATAAAAAATAAAATTTTTATAACTTCTCAAAACCACGGATATGTAGTGGATAGAGTACCTGAGGCTATGGAAGTAACTCATATCAACTTAAATGATAACTCTATCGAAGGAATGAGAAGTAAAGATTTAAGAATTATGTGTGTACAATATCACCCAGAGGCTTGGCCAGGACCAGCAGACTCTGACTATCTATTTGATGATTTCTTAGATGTTATAGAAGGAAAATAA
- a CDS encoding dihydroorotase, translated as MLIKNCRILIDGVEKVTDILTADGKIIEISENIPEGRLEVVDAKGKWVIPGVVDAHCHMRDPGLSHKEDFMTGSMACARGGVTTFIDMPNTVPAVTTSEIFEEKRAMMVGKSYVDYGFNFGGSRNDNSEEIKKVIDKAASTKIFLNMSTGDMLITEDSVIENIFRESKIISVHAEEEMVAKAIELCEKYDKPLYLCHLSKASEAKMLREAKAKGLKVYGEVTPHHLFLNVDDVNADERSSMLLRMKPELKTKEDNEELWKALADGTIDTIGTDHAPHLIEEKLAKLTFGIPGVENSLEMMLKGVDEGKISMARLIEVMCTKPAEIFNIANKGKIQVGYDADLVIIDRDDKSAIKDDDVITKANWTPYEKFNRGGRVVTTILRGQIVYSNKEFYGKYGREINYHE; from the coding sequence ATGCTAATAAAAAACTGTAGAATTCTAATTGATGGAGTAGAAAAAGTTACAGATATATTAACAGCAGATGGGAAAATAATAGAGATATCGGAAAATATTCCAGAAGGAAGATTAGAGGTAGTAGATGCTAAAGGAAAATGGGTAATTCCTGGAGTGGTAGATGCTCATTGCCATATGAGAGACCCAGGACTTTCTCATAAAGAGGATTTCATGACTGGAAGTATGGCTTGTGCTAGAGGTGGAGTTACTACATTTATTGATATGCCAAATACAGTACCAGCTGTAACTACTTCTGAAATATTTGAAGAAAAAAGAGCTATGATGGTTGGAAAATCATATGTAGACTATGGATTTAATTTTGGTGGAAGTAGAAACGATAACAGTGAAGAGATAAAAAAAGTAATAGATAAGGCTGCTTCTACAAAGATATTTTTAAATATGTCTACTGGAGATATGTTAATAACAGAAGATAGTGTTATAGAAAATATTTTTAGAGAATCAAAAATTATATCTGTACATGCTGAAGAAGAGATGGTAGCCAAAGCTATTGAGCTTTGTGAAAAATATGATAAACCATTATATCTATGTCATCTATCAAAAGCTAGTGAAGCTAAGATGTTAAGAGAAGCAAAGGCTAAGGGATTAAAAGTTTACGGAGAAGTTACTCCACATCATCTTTTCTTAAATGTAGATGATGTAAATGCTGATGAGAGAAGTTCAATGTTACTTAGAATGAAGCCAGAATTAAAAACTAAAGAGGATAATGAGGAGTTATGGAAAGCTCTTGCTGATGGGACTATTGATACAATAGGAACAGACCATGCACCTCATCTAATAGAGGAAAAATTAGCAAAACTTACTTTTGGTATACCTGGAGTAGAAAACTCACTTGAGATGATGCTGAAAGGTGTAGATGAAGGGAAAATCTCAATGGCAAGACTTATTGAGGTAATGTGTACAAAACCAGCTGAAATTTTTAATATAGCAAATAAAGGAAAAATTCAAGTTGGATATGACGCTGATTTAGTAATAATAGATAGAGATGATAAGTCAGCTATAAAAGATGATGATGTAATAACTAAAGCAAATTGGACACCATATGAAAAATTTAATAGAGGTGGAAGAGTTGTTACAACAATTTTAAGAGGTCAAATAGTATATTCAAATAAAGAGTTTTATGGAAAATATGGGAGGGAAATTAATTATCATGAGTAG
- the pyrE gene encoding orotate phosphoribosyltransferase yields MSRAKDVAKSLLSTGAVKLNVKEPFTFVSGIKSPIYCDNRKMIGYPVERQVVVDEFIKKLSEKDFDVVAGTATAGIPWAAFIAQLMNKPMSYIRGEKKAHGAGRQIEGADFEGKKVIVIEDLISTGGSSIKAVEAARNEGAKEVEVLAIFSYEFDKAYKNFGEKNIKWETLSNFTALLELAKEEKYLTEEEAEIAASWNKNTDTWGR; encoded by the coding sequence ATGAGTAGAGCAAAAGATGTAGCAAAATCATTATTAAGCACAGGAGCAGTAAAATTAAACGTAAAGGAACCATTTACATTTGTATCTGGAATCAAAAGTCCAATCTATTGTGACAATAGAAAAATGATAGGATATCCTGTTGAAAGACAAGTAGTAGTAGATGAGTTTATAAAAAAATTATCTGAAAAAGATTTTGATGTAGTAGCAGGAACAGCAACTGCTGGAATTCCTTGGGCAGCTTTTATAGCACAACTTATGAATAAACCAATGAGTTATATAAGAGGAGAGAAAAAAGCTCACGGAGCAGGAAGACAAATAGAAGGAGCAGATTTTGAAGGAAAAAAAGTTATTGTAATTGAAGACTTAATCTCTACTGGGGGAAGCTCAATAAAAGCTGTTGAAGCTGCTAGAAATGAAGGAGCCAAAGAAGTAGAAGTACTAGCTATCTTCTCTTATGAGTTTGATAAAGCTTATAAAAACTTTGGAGAAAAAAATATCAAATGGGAAACTTTATCTAACTTCACAGCATTACTTGAATTAGCAAAAGAAGAAAAATATTTAACTGAAGAGGAAGCTGAAATAGCTGCTTCTTGGAATAAAAATACAGATACTTGGGGAAGATAG
- a CDS encoding cysteine-rich small domain-containing protein yields the protein MNSYKFMCNKDCKYFPCHKVDNLEDFNCMFCYCPLYMLDDKCGGNFRYTSEGIKDCSNCTIPHLKDIGYDYVQKKIKDIIKIIRENHSS from the coding sequence ATGAATAGTTATAAATTTATGTGTAATAAAGATTGCAAGTATTTCCCATGTCATAAAGTTGACAATTTAGAAGACTTTAATTGTATGTTTTGTTACTGCCCATTATATATGTTGGATGATAAATGTGGTGGAAACTTTAGATATACATCTGAAGGTATAAAAGATTGTTCAAATTGTACAATACCACATTTGAAAGATATAGGCTATGATTATGTTCAGAAAAAAATTAAAGATATAATTAAGATAATAAGAGAAAATCACTCTTCTTGA
- a CDS encoding GrdX family protein, giving the protein MEYTIITNNSKVYNFYKETNEVLFYQKKDLIDLLEIIKEKIYKGHILLSDPILSTLDNLDNPYKSVAISKADFLGKIFINDDSQKNMIDSTIKIAKKLPFRKIILDIEECELEKYRFIDLNILTEFIKRLDNF; this is encoded by the coding sequence ATGGAGTATACTATAATTACAAATAATAGTAAAGTTTATAACTTCTATAAAGAAACAAATGAAGTTTTATTTTATCAAAAAAAGGATCTAATAGATCTTCTTGAAATTATTAAAGAAAAAATATATAAAGGTCATATTTTATTATCTGACCCTATTTTGAGTACATTAGATAATTTAGATAATCCCTATAAATCAGTTGCTATCTCTAAAGCAGATTTTTTAGGTAAAATTTTTATAAATGATGATTCTCAAAAAAATATGATAGATTCAACTATTAAAATTGCTAAAAAACTACCTTTTAGAAAAATTATTTTAGATATTGAAGAATGTGAATTAGAAAAATATAGATTTATAGATTTAAATATTCTTACTGAATTTATAAAACGACTTGATAATTTTTAA
- a CDS encoding dihydroorotate dehydrogenase: protein MNRLQTKFLGVDFKNPIVTSSGCFGFGMEYKEYFDPNILGGIGIKGLTVEPRDGNYGTRIAETPAGMLNCVGLENPGIDYFESHILPEMKAQGITTNIIANINGKTVEEYVEIAKRVDKIPEIAVVELNISCPNVKDGGMAFGANPEVAARVTGEVRKVTSKPLVVKLSPNVTDIASIAKIVEENGADAVSLINTLLGMVIDIRTKKPVLGNTFGGFSGPAVKPVAVRMVYQVYKAVNIPIIGMGGIASVEDALEFIMAGASMISIGSAIFSNPMLAVEIAEGLQKYCEENVLENISELVGTAHR, encoded by the coding sequence ATGAACAGATTACAAACCAAATTTTTAGGTGTAGATTTTAAAAATCCGATAGTAACTTCTTCTGGTTGTTTTGGATTTGGAATGGAATATAAAGAGTATTTTGACCCAAATATATTAGGGGGAATAGGAATAAAAGGGCTTACTGTGGAGCCAAGAGATGGAAACTATGGTACAAGAATAGCTGAAACTCCTGCTGGAATGTTAAACTGTGTAGGACTTGAAAATCCTGGAATAGATTATTTTGAATCTCACATTTTACCAGAGATGAAAGCTCAAGGAATAACTACAAATATAATAGCTAATATCAACGGAAAAACTGTAGAGGAGTATGTTGAAATAGCAAAAAGAGTAGATAAAATTCCTGAAATAGCAGTAGTAGAGTTAAATATCTCTTGTCCAAATGTAAAAGATGGAGGTATGGCTTTTGGAGCTAATCCAGAGGTAGCTGCTAGAGTAACAGGAGAGGTAAGAAAAGTTACATCTAAACCATTAGTAGTAAAACTTTCTCCAAATGTTACTGATATAGCTAGTATAGCTAAGATAGTAGAGGAAAATGGAGCAGATGCAGTATCTCTTATCAATACTTTACTTGGAATGGTAATAGATATAAGAACTAAAAAACCAGTATTAGGAAATACTTTTGGAGGATTTTCTGGACCAGCTGTAAAACCTGTAGCTGTAAGAATGGTTTATCAAGTATATAAAGCTGTAAATATTCCTATTATTGGAATGGGAGGAATAGCTTCAGTAGAAGATGCTCTTGAGTTTATAATGGCTGGAGCTTCTATGATATCAATAGGTTCAGCTATTTTCTCTAATCCTATGCTAGCTGTAGAAATAGCTGAGGGATTACAAAAATATTGTGAAGAGAATGTACTTGAAAATATAAGTGAGTTAGTAGGGACAGCTCACAGATAA
- a CDS encoding dihydroorotate dehydrogenase electron transfer subunit — translation MFLENCEILENKLVAGHNYLMKVKGDKTVKTAKAGQFYMLQCKNGVYFLRRPISLHYADKENNILEFYYEIKGGGTKDLVSMKAGEIINIQGPLGTGFTTEISGKELLVVGGGMGMAPMKLLIEVLSKNNKVTFIAGGRNKEAMEIMSNFNLDGIENYITTDDGSVGIHGNVIVKMEELMKVKKYDMVFTCGPQKMMEAVAKTAKKFETKCEISLEARMACGVKACVGCSIKTKFGMKKVCHDGPVFDSETIVDFDPVVEKTETCCGN, via the coding sequence ATGTTTTTAGAAAATTGTGAAATTTTAGAAAACAAATTAGTTGCTGGACACAACTACCTTATGAAAGTAAAAGGAGATAAAACAGTAAAAACTGCTAAAGCTGGACAGTTTTATATGTTACAATGTAAAAATGGTGTATATTTTTTAAGAAGACCTATCAGCTTACATTATGCAGATAAAGAGAATAATATTTTAGAGTTTTATTATGAGATAAAAGGTGGAGGAACTAAAGATTTAGTCTCTATGAAAGCTGGAGAGATAATCAATATTCAAGGACCACTTGGAACAGGATTTACAACAGAAATCTCTGGGAAAGAGTTATTAGTAGTAGGTGGAGGAATGGGAATGGCTCCAATGAAACTATTAATAGAAGTTTTATCTAAAAATAATAAAGTTACTTTTATAGCTGGTGGAAGAAACAAAGAAGCTATGGAGATAATGTCAAATTTCAATCTTGATGGAATAGAGAACTATATTACAACTGATGATGGTTCTGTAGGTATACATGGAAATGTTATAGTTAAAATGGAAGAATTAATGAAAGTTAAAAAATATGATATGGTATTTACTTGTGGACCACAAAAAATGATGGAAGCAGTTGCAAAAACAGCTAAGAAATTTGAAACTAAATGTGAAATTTCATTGGAAGCTAGAATGGCTTGTGGAGTAAAAGCTTGTGTTGGTTGCTCAATCAAAACAAAATTTGGAATGAAAAAAGTTTGCCATGATGGACCTGTTTTTGATTCTGAAACTATTGTAGACTTTGACCCAGTTGTAGAAAAAACTGAAACTTGTTGTGGAAATTAA